The bacterium genome includes the window GTGTAAGTGGGGGAGAGGCCCTCAGCGATGGGCGCGCCGGGTGCCCAATCGAGTGTGGCGCGAATAAAAGTGTTGTCGCTGTTGCGGCGCTGTACGCCCGTGGGTTGGGCGGGTTCGTAGCGGCGCGCGAAGGGTTGGGGCGGCTGCGCGATGGCTTCGATGATATCAAGCAAGCCGTTGACCGAGATGAGTTCGTCGGAGCCAAGATTGACGGGTGTGGCGATCAGGGCCGGGCACGCGACGATTTTGAGAATGCCGGTGATGCAGTCGTCGATGTAGGTATAACTGCGTTCCTGGGTGCCATCGCCCCAGATAGGGACGTGGTCGGCGTCGCCGTGCAGGACAGCCAGCGCCTTGCGGCATAGCGCGGCGGGCGCTTTCTCGCGGCCCCCGCGCCACGTGCCGTAGGGGCCGTAGATGTTGTGGAAGCGCGCGATGTAAGTGCGCAGGCCCCGCTCGTGGTAGTACTCCTGGCAGAGCATTTCGGCGTAGAGTTTCTCCCAGCCGTAGCCGCGCTCGGCCAGGGCGGGGTAAGCGTCGCTTTCTTTGAGGGCAACGGCGTTTGGATCGGCTTGCAGGGCCGTGTTGTAGACGCACGCCGAGGACGCAAAGAAATAAGTGGATGCGCCCGCGCGGTAGGCCGCTTCGATCAGATTGGTATTGATCAGGACATTACGCATACAGGCGATGCGGTAATTAGAAATGTAGCCCATGCCGCCCATGTCTGCGGCCAGGTTATAGACCTCGGTGGCGTTGCGCGTGGCGATGTGGCAGGCGTCGGGCTGGGCGAGGTCCAGACACAGGCACTCGGTATTGGGCAAGTGCGGCAGGCGGTGCCACTCAGGCAAGGGTTTCTTATCCACAGCACGGATTGTGGTGTCTGGGTGCAGACGGGCCAGCGTGTGCACGAGTGCGCCGCCAATGAAGCCACCCGCGCCGGCGATAACGATGGTGTGCATTAGACAAATTCTCCTTCAGGCGTGAGGATCGGTTCGATGGTGTTACCGGATCGGTTCAGGTAGCGGTAGGCCTGCCGGCCCAGGTATGCGCCGAGCAGGAGTTGCAAGAACGGGAACGGGGCCGCCGGCGTAAGTGGGGGCGGCGCGCCACTGGCATGGAGTTCGACCAGGGCCTCGGTTGGCTCCTGGGTATTATCGATGTAAGGGAGTAGGAAGCATAGGCACTGCGGGTGGCTTGCCTGGACGGGGATGGGGCAGGACTCGACGGGGTAGGGCGGGCGCAGCCGCTCGCCGCTCATGCCAATGGTAGCGATATCGTCACAGATGTCAACGCGCGGGTGGGCGGCGGAGAGCGCCCAATCCATGCCAGTGACGAATGGGTTTGTGGTGGCAGCCAGTTGTTGCGCTGTGCTGTACGCGTGGATGAGTTCCGTGCGCGCCAGGCGCATGGCGTCGAAACTGGCATTGGTGCCGTAAGGCCGGCGCGTGCGCAGGTTGGCGCGCGTGGGCAGCAGGAACTGTTCGAGATCGCGCGACATCTGGAGCGCCGGCGTGTTGCGCCCAATACTGTCGGTCAGGTAGCGGTCGGCCTTGTCACGCACAGCTGCACCCGTGCGCCAGATGCGGTCACTGAGGCGGTAGCCCGACGGATCGACCCACTCGTGGAAGGGGCGGTACTGGGTCAGGTAGGCTTGGTTGAGCAGGCGGGTGGCGAAATAGGCTGGGGCCTCCCCGACTGAAGTCGGGGTCTGCTCCGCGATGGGCAATTCGGCGGGCGTGCGTGCGGAGGTCAGCCAGCGGTACGTGAGCGGCGGCAACGTGCGCGCCATCTGGGTCTGGTGCCCACGTATGAGGGCGGCAACGGATTGGGCGATCAAGCCGTTCAGGAGGCGGGCGAAGGGCGCGAGTGGCTCAGCCGTGCCTGGCGTATATGGGGCGCGCCCATCGGGATAGGGCGAGAAGGGCGTGGGCGCGACGAAGAGGGCAGAGATGGCGTCACCGGCCAGCTGGCGCAGCGGGGTAACGGATTGGGGCGGAATGAGGTCGTTGCGGTCCGCAAAGCGGGCCAGCAGCTGTGCCAGACGCGCGGTGGCGGGCTGAAACAGGGCCGCGCCCTCACGGTGGTTGAGCGCGCTCAGGGCGCGGTACAGGACCTGCGTGCCCGTCGTGGTCTGTGGCACTAATCTTCCTCGTCGTCGGTGTCGTCGGCAGGCGGCGGCCCATCGTCCTCGTTGCGCTTGGCGCGTGCCATCGCATTGTCCAGAAAGGCGGACTGGCGCTCCTGGCCGCGTGCGAACATGAGATCGTCCTCGTCCAAAGCCTTCGCAGCTTCGGCCTCAGGGTTCTCGACCAGGTCGAGCAAGCCCAGCGTGGTGGCGCGCTGGAGCAGATTCTCCTGGTAGGCAAACTGGACCTGCTTGAGGCGCAGTTCCAGGTCCTCTTCGGTGATGGGCGGAAATGCGAGGTGGATGGGGGCGAGCATGACCTGCGGGTCGGTGAGCGCGCGCGTGCGGAGCCAGATGTCGGCCAGCGAGTACAGGCCGCCCTCAGCGGTGACGCCTAGAATGTCGTCAGCGGCGCGGCCCGATAGCATGTGCCGGCGGCCCTCGACGAAGTGGACGAAGGCAGGCAGCTGGGCGTCCACCGAGGCCTTGGAGGACGCGATTGCGCCGCCCCAGACCCACTCTGGGATTTGCGAGCGCTGGAGCATGAGCAGGAACAGAATTTCGAGCATACGGCGCGCGTCGTCAGTGAACGGGGACGGGCCTTTGAAATTGAACGAGCCGTTGCCGCCCACGGCAATGACAGCCTGGCGCGCCCAGTCAATGACGTAGTAGGTTTGGGTGTCGCCGTCGGGGTCGGTGTAATCTTCCGTGCGCGTGGAGTTGGCTTTGAGCACCTGCTGCGGGTTGTCCACGCCCTCGAAAGTGGCGACCGGGTTGGACATGCGCTTGACGCCGCCGAGGGCTTTCTCGATCACGTCGTTGTACTCGCCAAAGAGAGCAAGGAGCGCGCTGACCTGGGGCCGGCCCCAGATTTCGTTGGCCGCGCGGTCGTTGGCGAAGTGGACCACGGGAATGCGCCCGATCAGGTTGGGAAAAACGAAGTTGGAAACCTCGTTGCCAATGGTGATGGTGAGATCGCGCTTCTCGGCAGTGTAGATGTCGCGCACCATGACGCCGGTGGCGGGCTGGCTGTCGATCTGGTACGCGATGACCTGGCGGTAGTCGATGGGGTCGGTCTGGATCGTGACCAGATCGGGCGGCACCATCGTGAGCGAGGCGTCGCTCTGGTTGACGATCAAGAAGCTGTCGCCCAGGCCCAGGCTGTCTTCGTAGGTCGTGAGCATCAGGTTGAGGTAAACGCTGAAGAAACGGCGCAGCAGGTCATTGGTGTAGTCGGCGGCGGGCGACTCGGTTTCGGTATCGAGTTCCGCATCCACGCCCGCGCCCAGCACCCAGGAGGCCGTAATGCGGTTAATCGCCTGGGCGTGCAGGCCGCCCAGTTCATAGCCGCGCTCGTGCCCCCAGCGCAGGCGGTCCCAGAATCGATGGTCGGCCTTCGTCCAGTCAACAGACGTGCGGTACGTGTAGAGGTTGAGTGTCTCGAATGTGGACGCCGTGCGCCCGATGATGTCCGAGACGGGCAGTTCCTGCATGGGGAGCGTTACGTTCATTGTACTGGCCTCCGGCGCGCGCGGGTGGGCGCGGTTGGATATAGATTTATGGCCTTGGCGGTGGCGGGCAGGGCGGCGGGCCTATCCATAGTGTACAGTAAGTAGCGCAGGGCGTCCATACCGTGGTCATGAATTTTGATTGGTTCTTCCCTGGCGTTGCGCGCCTCGGAGGGCTGCGCCCAGCGGTAGAATTGGAATTCTTCGGTGGTGGAAGTGGGCGCGAAGCGCTTCTCGCCCGTGAGCGGGTCGAGCACGAGGCCCTGATCGCGGTGTACCAAGGCGTCGCTGAAGAAGTAGAGACGCGGGGCAACTTCGGGTGGGTTGCCCAAGTAATCGGCCACGCGCTGGATGCCAAGGGTGACATCCTTGACGGCGGGTTGCGTATCGATGCCACGCGCCGCGAGGACGGCGCGGTCGCCGGCGTCATGGTCAGCAAAGGTGGCAGCATAGCGCTCTTCGGCGCTGAGGTCAGCCACGCGGTCGGCCAGGTCGGTGATCTTTTGGCGCGCGTGGTAAAGTTCGCGGTAGATGATAATGCTGCCTTCAGGCAGATGGGCTGGGTTCTCCGCGCGGGCGACCGCAGCCCACAGGCACACGAAGGGGTTTTGGTAGCCGAAGTCGATGGCGCGGTAGCGCGTCCACGAATGGGGGATGGGGAAAGCGTCGATGACGTGGACGAGCGGGTC containing:
- a CDS encoding NAD-dependent epimerase/dehydratase family protein, with translation MHTIVIAGAGGFIGGALVHTLARLHPDTTIRAVDKKPLPEWHRLPHLPNTECLCLDLAQPDACHIATRNATEVYNLAADMGGMGYISNYRIACMRNVLINTNLIEAAYRAGASTYFFASSACVYNTALQADPNAVALKESDAYPALAERGYGWEKLYAEMLCQEYYHERGLRTYIARFHNIYGPYGTWRGGREKAPAALCRKALAVLHGDADHVPIWGDGTQERSYTYIDDCITGILKIVACPALIATPVNLGSDELISVNGLLDIIEAIAQPPQPFARRYEPAQPTGVQRRNSDNTFIRATLDWAPGAPIAEGLSPTYTWIAKQYNQAGQAGGPNADGNPP
- a CDS encoding phage terminase large subunit → MALFNPEVMHSGAFGSGKTRALCLKALQLSLLWAGNRGLLARKTLTSLEATTLQTLLKPDGALPPVIPPELIANHSYKYRTITLTNGSEILYGGVKSSSGDTSWINSLNLGWAAVDQAEELTYDEWRLVQGRLRHDTPKVRQLLGACNPRHPGHWIYQRFFVERAPGTAVVTSRTIDNHFLPEDYLERLRSFTGPFYERFVLGRWVGLEGLVYPHFDPLVHVIDAFPIPHSWTRYRAIDFGYQNPFVCLWAAVARAENPAHLPEGSIIIYRELYHARQKITDLADRVADLSAEERYAATFADHDAGDRAVLAARGIDTQPAVKDVTLGIQRVADYLGNPPEVAPRLYFFSDALVHRDQGLVLDPLTGEKRFAPTSTTEEFQFYRWAQPSEARNAREEPIKIHDHGMDALRYLLYTMDRPAALPATAKAINLYPTAPTRARRRPVQ